The following nucleotide sequence is from Prosthecodimorpha staleyi.
CGACGGCCGGCTGGGCGAAGACGCCGGCGTCGCCGGCGACGGCCAGGATCGGCGGCGGTCCGTCCACGGCGCGCAGATAGGCCGGATAGTCCGCCTCGCCGAGCGCGACGAAGCGCGCGCCGGCGCGCTGCGCCGCCTCCCATTCGGCGTCGATCTCGGCATCGGTCGGGATCCGGATGCGGCTCGCGCCGCCGCGGCGCGCCAGATCCGGCAGCGCGTCGAGCGCATCGGCGGCCGAGCCGAACCGGTTGAGCAGCTGGATGAAGGTGTTCGGGCCGACATTGTCGGTGCGGATCAGCTTCAGCCAGCTGCGGCGCTGCCGCTCGGTCAGCCGGATGTGGAACTGTCCGTCGGGCGGCCGGGTCTCTTCGGCCAGCCCGCGCGGGGCCGGATCGACCAAGGGGCGCCGCTGCGGACGCTCGGACGGAAACAGGGACAACGTCACGCGGCACTCTCCTAAGCCCGCATCTTCGCCCGGCCTCGGTGAGAACACAACTCCTGGATACATATTCACATCACGGATCGCGCCCGCCGGAACCGGAGGCGGCCCGGCCGTCCTCGCGTAGATTCCGGGGGTACGGTGCGCGCGGCCCCGGGTCCGGGACACACCGGCGCGGTCTATCGTCCGCGCTTGCCCTTGCCGATCGAGCTCAGCGACGGGAACCGGCCGCGCGGGACGACCGGTGGCGGGGCCGGCGGCGGCGTCGGCTTCAGGTTGAGCCGTTTCGGGTCGGAAGGCGCGGCAGCGGCCGGGGCCGGCTTGCCCTTCTGGGCGGCCGGAACGGGCACGTCCTTGCCCTCGGCGATGCGCACGAGCTGGGTCAGCACCACGGCGGCGCCCTTCAGGCGCTGCTCGGCCTCCGGCCAGTCGCGCGACAGCACGATCTTCTGATCCGGCCGGATCTTGGCGAGCGAGCCCTGCTCGGTGATCCAGCGCACCAGGCCGGCGCCGTTGGCGAACTTGTTCTCGCGGAACGAGATCACCACGCCCTTCGGCCCGACATCGATCTTGTCGACATGGGCGCGCCGGCACAGGCCCTTGATGAAGACGATCTTCAGGAGATGCTCGACCTCCTCCGGCAGCGGGCCGAAGCGGTCGATCATCTCCGCCCCGAAGGCGTCGATCTGCTCGGTCGTCTCCAGATCGGCGAGGCGCCGGTAGAGGCCAAGGCGCAATTGCAGGTCGGCCACATAGGTCTCGGGGATCAGCACCGGCGTGCCGACCGTGATCGAGGGCGACCATTGCTCCTCGGCGACCGCATCCGGCTCGCCGGACTTCAGCGAGGCGACCGCCTCCTCGAGCATCTGCTGGTAGAGCTCGTAGCCGACCTCCTTGATGTGGCCGGACTGCTCGTCGCCGAGCAGGTTGCCGGCGCCGCGGATGTCGAGGTCGTGGCTCGCCAGCTGGAAGCCGGCGCCGAGGCTGTCGAGCGATTGCAGCACCTTCAGCCGCCGCTCGGCCTGCTGGGTCAGCGGCCGGTCGGCCGGCACGGTGAACAGCGCATAGGCGCGCAGCTTCGAGCGGCCGACGCGGCCGCGCAGCTGGTAGAGCTGGGCGAGGCCGAACATGTCGGCGCGGTGGATGATCAGCGTGTTGGCGGTGGGAATGTCGAGGCCGGATTCGACGATGGTCGTCGACAGCAGCACGTCGTACTTGCCCTCGTAGAAGGCATTCATCACGTCTTCCAGCTCGCCGGCGGCCATCTGGCCGTGGGCGGTGCAGACGCGCACCTCCGGCACGTGCTCGGCGAGGAACGTGGCGCGGGCGGCGAGGTCGGAGACGCGCGGCACGACATAGAAGCTTTGGCCGCCCCGATAATGCTCGCGCAGCAGCGCCTCGCGGATGACCAGCGGGTCGTAGGGCGACACGAAGCTGCGCACGGCGAGCCGATCGATCGGCGGCGTGGCGATGACCGAGAGTTCGCGCACGCCGGTCAGCGCCAGCTGCAGGGTGCGCGGGATCGGCGTCGCGGTCAGCGTCAGCACATGCACGTCGGCCTTGAGTTCCTTCAGCCTTTCCTTGTGCTTGACGCCGAAATGCTGCTCCTCGTCGACGATCAGCAGGCCGAGATCGCGGAACTTGACGCTTTTGGCGAGGATCGCGTGGGTGCCGACGACGATGTCGCAGTGGCCGCTTTCGAGCTCCTGGCGGGTCAGGTCGGCATCCTTGGCCGAAACCAGCCGCGAGAGCTGGCCGACGCGGAACGGCAGGCCCTTGAAGCGCTCCGAGAAGGTGCGGAAATGCTGGCGGGCGAGCAGCGTCGTCGGGACCACGACGGCGACCTGCTTGCCGGAGCCGGCAACCGTGAAGGCGGCGCGCAGCGCCACTTCGGTTTTGCCGAAGCCCACGTCGCCGCAGACCAGACGGTCCATCGGCCGGCCGGCGGCCAGATCCTCGTGCACGGCCTCGATCGAGGCCAGCTGGTCGTCGGTCTCCTCGTAGGGGAAGCGGGCGGCGAACTCGTCGGAGAGGCCTTCCACGGGGGTCAGGACCGGAGCCGGCTTCATCAGGCGCGCGGCAGCGGTCTTGATCAGGCTGTCGGCGATCTCGCGGATGCGGCTCTTCATGCGCGCCTTGCGCGCCTGCCAGGCGACGCCGCCGAGCTTGTCGAGCTGCACCTCGGTATCGTCCGAGCCGTAGCGGGTCAGGAGTTCGATATTCTCGACCGGCAGATAGAGCTTGTCGCCGCCCTGATAGACCAGTTCCAGGCAGTCATGCGGCGCGCCGACCGCCGTGATGGTCTTCAGCCCGGTGAAGCGGCCGATGCCGTGATCGACATGAACGACGATGTCGCCTTCCGAGAGCCCGGAGACCTCGGTCAGGAAGTCCGAACCCTTGGCGCGGCGCTTCTTCGGGCGGACCAGACGGTCGCCGAGAATGTCCTGCTCGCCGATCACCGCCACGTCGTCGAGTTCGACGCCGGCCTCGATGCCGAGCACGCCGACCCCGACCGCGCCCTTCGGCAGCGCGAGCAGTTCCGGGAAGGTCTTGACCGGCCGCAGGTCCTTCAGGCCGTGGTCGCCGAGCACCTGCGACAGGCGGTCGAGCGCGCCGTCGCTCCAGGCGGCGATCATCACCCGCCGGCCGGCCTTCTGCAGCTCGCCGACATGGGCGACGACCGCATCGAACACGTTCACGTCGCCGGCCTGGCGCTCGGTCAGGAAGGTCCGGCCCGGGCGGCCGCCGAGATCGACGGTGCGGGTCGGGCCGTCCGGCACCGCGAAGGGGGTCAGCGCGGCGGACCGGCGCGTCGCCAGCCGGCTGCGCCATTCCTCGGCGGTCAGATAGAGCGCGTCCGGCTCGACCGGCTTGTACGGCACGGCGCCGGCCTGCGGCGTCGCCTGCGCCTCGCGCCGGGCCTGGTAGTGGTCCTCGATCTGGCCGAGCCGCTCGGTCAGCGTCTCCTCGACGTGGGCCTCGAAGGCGATCGTCGCGTCGCCGATGTAGTCGAACAGCGTCTCCAGCCGCTCGTGGAACAGCGGCAGCCAGTGTTCCATGCCGGCATAACGGCGCCCCTCGGAGATCGCCGCATAGAGCGCGTCATCCTTGGTGGTGGCGCCGAAGCGGGCCACATAGGCGCGGCGGAAGCGGCTGATCGTCTCCGGGACGATGGTCACCTCCGACATCGGCAGCCATTCCAGCCGCTTCAGCTGGCCCGTGGTGCGCTGGCTCTCGGCGTCGAACTTGCGCACCGATTCCAGCGTATCGCCGAAGAAGTCGAGCCGCACCGGGCTGTCGGTGCCGGGGGCGAAGAGGTCGAGAATACCGCCGCGCACGGCATATTCGCCGGTCTCGCGCACCGTCGGGGTGCGGTTGAAACCGTTATTCTCCAGCCAGCGAACCAGGTCCGCCATGTCGACCCGGTTGCCGGGCGCGGCCGCGAAGGTCTCGGCGGCCACCATGCTGCGTTCCGGCACGCGCTGGACGACGGCGTTGACGGTGGTCAGCAGCACGACCGGCTTGGTCGTGGCCTGCGGGCGGACGAGGCGCGACAGCGTCGCCATCCGGCGCGCGACGATCTCCGGCGTCGGCGAAACGCGGTCATAGGGCAGACAGTCCCAGGCCGGGAAGGTCATCACCTGGATGTCGGGCGCGAAGAAGCCGAGCGCGGCCTCCAGGCTCGCCATCCTGTTGCCGTCGCGGGACACGGCGACGAGGCCGGGGCGCCCGTCCTTGGCGCCGGCGGCGCGTGCCAGATCGCCGATGGCCAGCGCTTCCAGCCCGTCCGGCAGGCTCGCCAGCGTGACGTGGTCGGTGCGGTCGAACAGACCCTTGAGCGGCTTCATCGGAGCGTCCGGACTGGAAGGGAATTGGCAGCGGTCGGTTGCGGACCTGGGGCCTCGAACCGGACCGCTCTAACGGGAGCGGCACATGGTCGGCGCGCGGCCGACGGATCAACGGACAGCAGATCAGCGGAACACGATCCCGCCGGGCGCGGTCTGGAAGGCCTTCAACTGGCGGAAGACCGGCGTGTCGTAGTTGCCGGGCGTGTCCTGGCGGTCGATGATCCAGGCGAAGAGGTCGGTGTCGGGCACCTCCATCAGCTGGACGAAATCGTCGAAATCCGCCTCCGACAGGCTGCCCAGATGCGCGTCCGCGAAGGTGCCGAGCAGGAGATCCATCTCCTTGGTGCCGCGATGCCAGGCGCGGAACAACGCCCGCTTGCGCGCGGGCGCGAGCCCGTCGGAAGAAATCTGCGTGCCGGACATGGAAAGGGCCTCGCGAAAACAGCAGAAAGCCGCCGGCGCCGGATCGGGCACCGTCGGTGATGGACGGCAGCCGCCGCGGGCAGAGATATAGCGCGGGGCGGCGGGGATGTCAGGTGGGGGGATTGGCGCGGGATTGGCGGAATTCGTCGGCTTCGCTTGCCCAACCGCTGAACCAGGGCGAAACAGCACCAACACTTTGTGATCGATGCACCGTGCCATCCGGATCGATCCGCCGGGGGACATCGGGCAAGGGTCGGCCGGGCGGCCATTTCGCCTCTCGCAGATCCAGTTCTTTCACGGAGGCGGGAAGCGACGCCGCTGACTGGCGCAGGTCGAGCCTCGCCAAGCGCAAGGTCGCAAGGACCGGCAAGCGCGCCAGCGGCGACACGTCCGTTACCTTGGTGCCGGCGAGGTCCAGTCTCTCCAGCGCCGTGAGGCCGGACAGCGGCGACACATCCGTCACGCTGGTGTTGCCGAGATAAAGCGCCCTCAACGCCGTGAGGCCGGACAGCGGCGAAATGTCCATCACACCGGAGTTGCTGAGATCGAGCGTTTCCAGCGTTGTGAGGCCGGACAGCGGCGACATGTCCGTCACGTTGGTGTTGCCGAGAATGAGCGCCTCCAGCGCCGTCAAGCCGGATAGCGACGACACATCCGTCATGCCGGTGTTGGCGAGATAGAGCGTCTTCAGCGCCGTGAGGCCGGACAGCGGCGATACATCCGTCACGCCAGTGTTGTCGAGATCGAGCGTCTCCAGTGCCGTGAGTCCGGACAACGGCGACACATCCGTCACGCCGGTGTTTTCGAGATCGAGCCTCTGCAGAGCCGTAAGGCCGGACAGCGGCGACACGTTCGTCACGCCGCTATTGCCGAGAGAGAGCGTCTCCAGCGCGGTGAGGCGAGATAGCGGCGACACGTCCGTCACGCCGGTGTAGGCGAGGCGGAACTCCCTCAGCGCCGTGAGGCCAGAAAGCGGTGATACATCCGTCACGCCGGTGTTGCCGAGAGCGAACGTTTCCAACGTAGTGAGGCCGGTTAGCGGCGACACGTCCAGCACGCCGGTATTGTTGAGATAGAGTTCGCTTAACGCCGTCAGGTCGGACAGTGGCGACACATCCGTCACGCTGGTGTACGCGAGGCGGAGAGTCCTCAGCGCCGTGAGGCCGGACAGCGGCGACACGTCTGTCACACCGGTGTTGTCAAGATCGAGCGTCTGCAGAGCCGTCAAGCCGGACAGCGGCGAAACGTCCGCCACGCGGGCGCCGAAGAGAGCGAGCGTCGCCAGCGCCGAGAGTCCGGATAGTGGCGAAATATCCGTTACGCCGGTGTTGCTGATTTCGAGCGTCTCCAGTGACGTTAGACCGGATAGCGGCGTCACATCCGTTACGCCGGTGTTGTCTAGAGCGAGCGTCTCCAGCGCTGTCAGGCCGGACAATGGCGAAACGTCCGTTAGGCCGTTTGTGCCGAGATTGAGCGATTTCAGCGCAGTAAGCCCGGACAGCGGCGACAAGTCCTTTGCGCCGTTAAACTCTAGATCGAGTTCCTCCAGCGCCTTGAGGTCGGACAGCGGCGACAGGTCCGTCACGCCGGTCCCGGATAGGTCGAGGTGCCGGATATGCGGAATCCATGCCGGCGGCGGAGCCTCACCGGCCAGGATCAACTTCCTCGCCTCGGCTTCGTAGTCGAACTCGCCGCCTTCCTCCGTGTCCTCCGAACCGTCCACGGCCGAAGCGTCCGGAAACACCGTGCGCGCCCTCGGCACCGGCTTGCGGGTGAGCAGGTCGATTGTGCCGCCGATCAGGCGGCGGATATCCTGGTGGCGGGCGGCGAAGTCGGCGATGGGGGCGCAGTGGTCCTGCAGGAAGACAGCAGCCTGCCTTACCCATTCGAGATTGGGATCGCCGGCTATAGTCGACAGGACCCAAACGCCGCTGCCGACCGTGCCAACCTCGCGCAAGGCCGACACCACCGCGCGCGCCAGCGCGCCGATGGCGTTCGCACCGACACCGGCCGCGGCGGCCACCACTTCGGGGGCCGGCGTGGTCGCCGCTGGGTTCGGATCGTCCGGGCTCGGCAGTGGCCTCGACGCGGCGGCGAGGATCGGGCGGGCGGAGGGCGCGAAAGGCGCATTCTTCTGGGCGAGCCGGTCCAGCGCCGCCCGCGTTGCGACCGCCTCGGCGACCGGATCGACGATCTCGCGCTCTCGGTTGCGGGCGTTCAGTGCCCGCCACTCCTGGAAGCCGAGACCGTATATCTCGACCACCCCGAGCAGCTTGTCGATGCCGGCGAGCAGGTCCGGCTCGATCGGTTCGGTCATGGTGCCGACAGCACGAGTCGCGCTGAACCGCGCATGCAGGGATTCGAGGCCGAACTTCGCCACCCAGAGACCCGCGACATCCGTACCGGCGACCGAGTCGCCGAGGAAGGTCTTCAGGTCCTGGTATTCGTCGAAGACGCTCGGATGCGTGTTCTGCAGCCCGGTGATGCGGCGGTCGAGCCGATCGGCCGCGCGCTTCACCTGGCCGTGCAGGTTCACCTGCTGTGAATCGATCCGCTCCGCCGCCGCCGGGGGATCGTCGACCGGCGCGAAGCCGTCCGGTGTCAGCCCGAAG
It contains:
- a CDS encoding leucine-rich repeat domain-containing protein; this encodes MTQVFVSYAHEDAKAAEQLRTQLADTIRHFGLTLWWDAKIQAGQGWNPTIRQAIADSDVFVQLVSSASLASPYITETEAPAIEQAERGRGALVLTVILEKCSWQRRFGARQAMPSDAKRDLRPVRDWRPQRDGWHAVILESEAAIAAWLSKPPDPRFNPAPGPTFGLTPDGFAPVDDPPAAAERIDSQQVNLHGQVKRAADRLDRRITGLQNTHPSVFDEYQDLKTFLGDSVAGTDVAGLWVAKFGLESLHARFSATRAVGTMTEPIEPDLLAGIDKLLGVVEIYGLGFQEWRALNARNREREIVDPVAEAVATRAALDRLAQKNAPFAPSARPILAAASRPLPSPDDPNPAATTPAPEVVAAAAGVGANAIGALARAVVSALREVGTVGSGVWVLSTIAGDPNLEWVRQAAVFLQDHCAPIADFAARHQDIRRLIGGTIDLLTRKPVPRARTVFPDASAVDGSEDTEEGGEFDYEAEARKLILAGEAPPPAWIPHIRHLDLSGTGVTDLSPLSDLKALEELDLEFNGAKDLSPLSGLTALKSLNLGTNGLTDVSPLSGLTALETLALDNTGVTDVTPLSGLTSLETLEISNTGVTDISPLSGLSALATLALFGARVADVSPLSGLTALQTLDLDNTGVTDVSPLSGLTALRTLRLAYTSVTDVSPLSDLTALSELYLNNTGVLDVSPLTGLTTLETFALGNTGVTDVSPLSGLTALREFRLAYTGVTDVSPLSRLTALETLSLGNSGVTNVSPLSGLTALQRLDLENTGVTDVSPLSGLTALETLDLDNTGVTDVSPLSGLTALKTLYLANTGMTDVSSLSGLTALEALILGNTNVTDMSPLSGLTTLETLDLSNSGVMDISPLSGLTALRALYLGNTSVTDVSPLSGLTALERLDLAGTKVTDVSPLARLPVLATLRLARLDLRQSAASLPASVKELDLREAKWPPGRPLPDVPRRIDPDGTVHRSQSVGAVSPWFSGWASEADEFRQSRANPPT
- a CDS encoding FAD assembly factor SdhE, with product MSGTQISSDGLAPARKRALFRAWHRGTKEMDLLLGTFADAHLGSLSEADFDDFVQLMEVPDTDLFAWIIDRQDTPGNYDTPVFRQLKAFQTAPGGIVFR
- the mfd gene encoding transcription-repair coupling factor, producing MKPLKGLFDRTDHVTLASLPDGLEALAIGDLARAAGAKDGRPGLVAVSRDGNRMASLEAALGFFAPDIQVMTFPAWDCLPYDRVSPTPEIVARRMATLSRLVRPQATTKPVVLLTTVNAVVQRVPERSMVAAETFAAAPGNRVDMADLVRWLENNGFNRTPTVRETGEYAVRGGILDLFAPGTDSPVRLDFFGDTLESVRKFDAESQRTTGQLKRLEWLPMSEVTIVPETISRFRRAYVARFGATTKDDALYAAISEGRRYAGMEHWLPLFHERLETLFDYIGDATIAFEAHVEETLTERLGQIEDHYQARREAQATPQAGAVPYKPVEPDALYLTAEEWRSRLATRRSAALTPFAVPDGPTRTVDLGGRPGRTFLTERQAGDVNVFDAVVAHVGELQKAGRRVMIAAWSDGALDRLSQVLGDHGLKDLRPVKTFPELLALPKGAVGVGVLGIEAGVELDDVAVIGEQDILGDRLVRPKKRRAKGSDFLTEVSGLSEGDIVVHVDHGIGRFTGLKTITAVGAPHDCLELVYQGGDKLYLPVENIELLTRYGSDDTEVQLDKLGGVAWQARKARMKSRIREIADSLIKTAAARLMKPAPVLTPVEGLSDEFAARFPYEETDDQLASIEAVHEDLAAGRPMDRLVCGDVGFGKTEVALRAAFTVAGSGKQVAVVVPTTLLARQHFRTFSERFKGLPFRVGQLSRLVSAKDADLTRQELESGHCDIVVGTHAILAKSVKFRDLGLLIVDEEQHFGVKHKERLKELKADVHVLTLTATPIPRTLQLALTGVRELSVIATPPIDRLAVRSFVSPYDPLVIREALLREHYRGGQSFYVVPRVSDLAARATFLAEHVPEVRVCTAHGQMAAGELEDVMNAFYEGKYDVLLSTTIVESGLDIPTANTLIIHRADMFGLAQLYQLRGRVGRSKLRAYALFTVPADRPLTQQAERRLKVLQSLDSLGAGFQLASHDLDIRGAGNLLGDEQSGHIKEVGYELYQQMLEEAVASLKSGEPDAVAEEQWSPSITVGTPVLIPETYVADLQLRLGLYRRLADLETTEQIDAFGAEMIDRFGPLPEEVEHLLKIVFIKGLCRRAHVDKIDVGPKGVVISFRENKFANGAGLVRWITEQGSLAKIRPDQKIVLSRDWPEAEQRLKGAAVVLTQLVRIAEGKDVPVPAAQKGKPAPAAAAPSDPKRLNLKPTPPPAPPPVVPRGRFPSLSSIGKGKRGR